In one window of Juglans regia cultivar Chandler chromosome 3, Walnut 2.0, whole genome shotgun sequence DNA:
- the LOC108994862 gene encoding protein NODULATION SIGNALING PATHWAY 2-like — protein MMQPELLDQSSWPFYNVIDSTFDELATFDGYGFPSILTTTEDSSGLSSDPFSSTIFQGEFVQYPFCDDSQQVMLSMRSNLSTELGILENILNDDDIVRMDYITGESEGSFSLEQISTDGEYFLCPSASMISESSPDISSNQPHVTLPGEDMEINNLQSVDHLLKAYGEALEKDERELAQVILRRISEKVSPIGESLERVAFFLSQDIDQNQGDYLKLESSKNFEAAFQAFYQSFPEGKFAHYAANSAILEAMPDDAKTIHIVDFHMGEGVQWPPMMEAIARQRKTLRLTSIKWEENVPSPWSFEETKRRLHKHARVLGLNLKVEEMGIEDLVSETRKMQNMDGRREWWVFNCMFLLPHMGISRSRTLAMEFLNVAKELVSSSINCRTSNRGIITFGDGDPCEKLKHCLGFGSFFEGHVEHYQALLESLRMNFPPHLKEARIAIECLFVAPYISSVSWLQKWVKMREGYHLQAEELGLEGRRLSQETLAEAKEMVKEGEGSYGVRIVEETGNEMVLEWKGITMARVSIWTDKY, from the coding sequence ATGATGCAACCTGAGCTTCTTGATCAGTCCTCATGGCCATTCTACAACGTTATAGATTCCACTTTTGACGAGCTTGCCACGTTCGATGGCTATGGCTTCCCTTCAATACTCACCACAACAGAGGATTCCTCTGGACTTTCTTCAGACCCCTTTTCTTCAACCATATTCCAGGGTGAATTTGTCCAATATCCATTTTGTGATGATTCCCAACAGGTCATGTTATCCATGAGATCAAACTTGTCAACGGAGTTGGGGATATTAGAGAACATTTTGAATGATGATGACATTGTACGTATGGATTATATTACAGGAGAGAGTGAAGGAAGTTTCAGTTTGGAACAAATTTCCACTGATGGAGAATATTTTTTGTGCCCTAGCGCCTCAATGATATCTGAATCATCACCAGATATATCATCTAATCAACCACATGTAACTCTGCCAGGAGAGGACATGGAAATCAACAACCTTCAGAGTGTCGACCATCTCCTCAAGGCTTATGGAGAAGCCTTGGAAAAGGATGAGAGAGAGCTTGCGCAGGTGATTTTGAGACGCATCAGTGAGAAAGTCAGCCCAATTGGTGAAAGCTTAGAGCGTGTTGCTTTCTTCTTATCCCAGGACATtgatcagaatcaaggtgattaTCTGAAACTAGAGTCCTCTAAGAATTTTGAGGCTGCGTTCCAGGCATTCTACCAAAGCTTCCCAGAAGGGAAATTCGCTCACTATGCAGCAAACTCTGCGATTCTTGAAGCTATGCCAGATGATGCAAAAACAATACACATAGTGGACTTTCACATGGGAGAAGGGGTTCAGTGGCCTCCAATGATGGAGGCGATTGCACGCCAACGCAAAACATTGAGATTAACATCAATAAAATGGGAGGAGAATGTTCCTTCACCCTGGAGTTTTGAGGAAACCAAAAGGCGTCTCCATAAGCACGCCAGAGTTCTGGGTTTGAATTTGAAGGTGGAGGAGATGGGAATTGAGGATTTGGTTAGTGAGACAAGGAAAATGCAGAACATGGATGGCAGGAGAGAGTGGTGGGTTTTTAATTGTATGTTCTTGCTTCCTCACATGGGGATCAGCCGAAGCAGAACACTTGCAATGGAGTTTCTAAATGTAGCAAAGGAATTGGTCTCTAGTTCTATCAACTGTCGAACTAGCAACAGGGGTATCATTACTTTTGGTGATGGAGATCCTTGTGAAAAACTGAAACATTGCCTGGGTTTTGGGTCATTCTTTGAGGGGCATGTGGAGCATTACCAAGCCTTGTTAGAATCATTGAGAATGAATTTCCCACCTCATCTTAAAGAAGCAAGAATAGCTATCGAGTGCCTCTTTGTGGCGCCTTATATCTCTTCTGTTTCTTGGCTCCAGAAGTGGGTGAAGATGAGGGAAGGCTACCATCTTCAGGCCGAAGAGCTTGGGTTGGAAGGTAGGAGACTGAGCCAAGAGACATTAGCAGAAGCAAAAGAAATGGTGAAAGAAGGGGAAGGTTCATATGGAGTAAGGATTGTAGAAGAGACTGGAAATGAGATGGTCTTGGAATGGAAAGGGATTACAATGGCCAGAGTTTCAATCTGGacagataaatattaa